Proteins found in one Asterias amurensis chromosome 13, ASM3211899v1 genomic segment:
- the LOC139945817 gene encoding uncharacterized protein isoform X3, whose protein sequence is MTTALVPLARPPSEQLVDLHVYLVPTEVWNEKYHSAYNDVISQTISAGFVRVWPELSLYYLRNQIIDQLGYDVLPPEYVFLKSVGRCLTQVKTKQEFELKVKNFIPPQVTLPELFVLEAKRDDLSLASFESQFEPDSHRSNHDRMDIIGATRPSNVGVQHAPDTSRTAQQTNHLQDISMETPSPNQSPRSILKHHPNQSSHYSQSANMNPSPSSSLVNSAIDSPYNTPQSSSRLPRLVTQASQTHPTAHFNPKTPSRNPSSHLQTGSQMGSGSPQKSPKSPRHQPLTLLPARLTQLSDPDSSPNSSNNSAGSGGRASTLNLPPSLVTNQHSNPQHRHVSSSVISNSFSPFTDTHSSPANVHFNQTESPGSDNWAITQPSRASQHQSSQTCETPFQTPNITPGGVPPLPLQHLEPRKGVDPASPLKSWRPDTYTNNTNEDSGIAELEYGRQGSNSLDGNDKDGRPQGQGTFLINSRQGPEGGRAQQSRHDKKRHQHLEDGTPLPPNTAAQDQERQRQAEAREKQQQDRERKIKEDAAREQEHKERQLEKENQRLIEKRKKEKEDEEERQRLFKARQHEIEKRRQEQAEAKRLKEEDEEREMEEEIRKRQADELKQSRQKSHQDARRKEREQFTPHSQRDGGSRQQKEEQFGGNTRQSNRTHDEGVSLADETGGSPGNDGSFGSAGASSDGVQDPSGVSRAIFDSEGERILAQVQEMQDRRYLLESEREELMRFAKTLQSRMIDRRNKDEDGGESGGGTMRPVRDLWKKRYFEEKKKTNPLEEQVNRLRGQLDQQHRKLLSHLEGRGAYQKGAPRINAPPSKKNDHKILIIKTKHSIEDLRRRVENSKMKLTSEIKLRNQAETELRNLRSEVIQRKINVTISTSKSKLQNTIGRDEAQPSRNMATRGTGVSVTPHGSQKRGVKF, encoded by the exons GTTAAAACCAAACAAGAGTTTGAGTTGAAAGTCAAGAACTTCATTCCACCACAG GTGACCCTCCCAGAACTGTTTGTTCTCGAGGCTAAAAGAGATGACCTCAGTCTCGCATCGTTTGAGTCTCAGTTTGAGCCAGACTCCCATCGGAGTAACCATGACAGAATGGACATCATTG GAGCAACAAGGCCATCTAATGTTGGTGTCCAGCATGCCCCGGACACCAGCCGGACAGCCCAACAAACTAACCACCTACAAGACATCTCCATGGAAACGCCCTCGCCCAATCAGAGTCCCCGTTCCATCCTGAAACACCACCCCAACCAATCATCTCACTACTCTCAAAGTGCTAACATGAATCCCAGTCCTTCTAGTAGCTTAGTCAATTCGGCGATTGACTCTCCTTACAACACACCACAGTCTTCTTCAAGGCTGCCCCGATTAGTAACCCAAGCCTCACAGACACACCCCACAGCTCATTTCAACCCCAAAACACCCTCACGAAACCCCTCCTCGCACCTGCAAACCGGATCCCAAATGGGATCGGGGTCACCTCAAAAGAGCCCCAAGTCACCCCGCCACCAACCCCTCACCCTGTTACCCGCTCGTCTTACCCAGTTATCAGACCCCGACTCCAGTCCGAACTCCTCCAACAATAGTGCTGGTAGCGGCGGTCGAGCGTCCACCCTTAATCTTCCTCCTAGTCTCGTTACTAACCAACACTCTAACCCACAGCATCGCCATGTTTCGTCCTCCGTCATCTCCAACTCTTTCTCTCCGTTCACTGACACTCATTCCTCTCCAGCTAATGTTCACTTTAACCAGACGGAATCGCCCGGTTCAGATAACTGGGCGATTACGCAACCTTCTAGGGCATCTCAGCACCAATCATCACAAACGTGTGAAACCCCCTTCCAAACCCCAAATATTACCCCAGGTGGTGTGCCCCCATTGCCTCTGCAACATCTTGAGCCAAGAAAAGGCGTAGACCCAGCATCGCCTCTGAAGTCTTGGCGTCCGGACACATACACCAACAACACCAATGAGGATTCTGGCATTGCTGAGTTGGAGTACGGTCGGCAAGGAAGTAACTCACTAGACGG GAATGACAAGGATGGTAGACCCCAGGGACAAGGAACGTTCTTAATCAACTCGAGACAAGGACCGGAGGGAGGCAGAGCACAGCAATCGCGGCATGACAAAAAACGCCATCAGCACCTAGAGGACGGCACACCTCTGCCGCCAAACACAGCAGCACAAGACCAAGAAAGGCAGCGACAAGCAGAGGCGAGGGAGAAGCAGCAACAAGACAGGGAGAGGAAGATCAAAGAGGATGCGGCGAGAGAGCAGGAGCACAAGGAGAGACAGCTTGAGAAGGAGAATCAACGGCTGATAGAGAAacggaaaaaggaaaaagaggATGAGGAAGAAAGACAGAGACTTTTTAAAGCTCGCCAGCATGAGATTGAGAAACGGCGACAGGAGCAGGCGGAGGCCAAGCGTCTTAAGGAAGAGGACGAAGAGAGGGAGATGGAGGAAGAGATTAGGAAGCGACAGGCGGACGAGCTGAAGCAAAGCAGACAGAAGTCTCATCAGGACGCCAGGAGGAAGGAGAGGGAACAGTTCACTCCTCATAGTCAGAGAGACGGCGGGAGTCGTCAGCAGAAGGAAGAGCAGTTTGGAGGCAACACAAGACAATCAAACAGGACTCATGATGAAGGAGTATCGTTGGCTGATGAGACGGGAGGCAGTCCAGGCAATGATGGA AGTTTTGGAAGTGCCGGTGCCTCATCAGATGGAGTTCAAGATCCCTCTGGGGTTTCAAGAGCCATATTTGACTCTGAAG GTGAGAGGATACTTGCCCAGGTACAAGAAATGCAGGACAGGAGGTATCTTCTGGAAAGTGAACGCGAGGAGCTCATGAGGTTTGCCAAGACGCTTCAGTCACGGATGATCGATCGTCGAAACAAAG ATGAAGACGGTGGGGAGTCCGGTGGTGGCACGATGCGACCAG TGAGAGATTTGTGGAAGAAGAGATACTTTGAGGAGAAGAAGAAGACCAACCCGCTAGAGGAGCAAGTGAACAGGCTCCGTGGTCAGCTGGATCAGCAACACAGGAAACTACTCAGCCATCTGGAAGGAAGAGGAGCCTACCAGAAAGGAGCTCCAAGAATAAATGCACCGCCTTCAAAGAAG AATGACCACAAGATCCTGATCATCAAGACAAAGCACTCAATAGAGGACTTAAGGAGGCGAGTGGAGAACTCTAAGATGAAACTCACCTCAGAAATTAAG tTGCGCAACCAAGCCGAGACAGAGCTGCGAAATCTTAGGTCAGAGGTCATTCAGCGCAAGATTAACGTCACCATAAGTACCTCTAAAAGTAAACTCCAGAACACCATTGGAAGGGATGAAGCGCAGCCGTCACGCAACATGGCAACTCGGGGTACGGGTGTGTCGGTCACACCCCACGGAAGCCAAAAGAGGGGGGTCAAATTCTAA
- the LOC139945817 gene encoding uncharacterized protein isoform X4, translating to MTTALVPLARPPSEQLVDLHVYLVPTEVWNEKYHSAYNDVISQTISAGFVRVWPELSLYYLRNQIIDQLGYDVLPPEYVFLKSVGRCLTQVKTKQEFELKVKNFIPPQVTLPELFVLEAKRDDLSLASFESQFEPDSHRSNHDRMDIIAEEHICEEGIEIQPSKHRQASGISGQQKKLSKIPRKKGSNIGTKASIQSGNQTGKLIERQASQQQTRRQKGAATVKQVGKQPLAKALGNRTLAKKAVGLRTGTQNEVVGKQPLARKVAGAKPPLNSTTVTTAQNGKDQAREITNKVVIGGRSMQKRDQTGKQVGIRTEERPVLANQAKGVAQGVVQGVAGSDEGSYDTGSSNPTWNSRRERTGQECTAPKPCRNSNGGVPPLPLQHLEPRKGVDPASPLKSWRPDTYTNNTNEDSGIAELEYGRQGSNSLDGNDKDGRPQGQGTFLINSRQGPEGGRAQQSRHDKKRHQHLEDGTPLPPNTAAQDQERQRQAEAREKQQQDRERKIKEDAAREQEHKERQLEKENQRLIEKRKKEKEDEEERQRLFKARQHEIEKRRQEQAEAKRLKEEDEEREMEEEIRKRQADELKQSRQKSHQDARRKEREQFTPHSQRDGGSRQQKEEQFGGNTRQSNRTHDEGVSLADETGGSPGNDGSFGSAGASSDGVQDPSGVSRAIFDSEGERILAQVQEMQDRRYLLESEREELMRFAKTLQSRMIDRRNKDEDGGESGGGTMRPVRDLWKKRYFEEKKKTNPLEEQVNRLRGQLDQQHRKLLSHLEGRGAYQKGAPRINAPPSKKNDHKILIIKTKHSIEDLRRRVENSKMKLTSEIKLRNQAETELRNLRSEVIQRKINVTISTSKSKLQNTIGRDEAQPSRNMATRGTGVSVTPHGSQKRGVKF from the exons GTTAAAACCAAACAAGAGTTTGAGTTGAAAGTCAAGAACTTCATTCCACCACAG GTGACCCTCCCAGAACTGTTTGTTCTCGAGGCTAAAAGAGATGACCTCAGTCTCGCATCGTTTGAGTCTCAGTTTGAGCCAGACTCCCATCGGAGTAACCATGACAGAATGGACATCATTG CGGAGGAACATATCTGCGAGGAAGGAATTGAAATCCAACCCTCTAAACACCGACAGGCTAGTGGTATTAGTGGCCAGCAAAAGAAACTCTCAAAGATACCTCGTAAAAAAGGATCAAACATAGGCACAAAGGCTAGCATACAGTCAGGGAAccagacaggtaaactcatagAGAGACAGGCTAGTCAGCAGCAGACTCGTAGGCAGAAAGGGGCAGCGACGGTCAAGCAAGTTGGGAAGCAACCTCTAGCTAAGGCCTTAGGTAACCGAACACTGGCAAAGAAAGCCGTAGGATTAAGAACTGGTACACAGAATGAAGTAGTCGGTAAACAGCCGCTAGCCAGGAAAGTAGCAGGTGCCAAGCCACCTTTGAACAGTACCACAGTTACAACTGCACAAAATGGGAAAGACCAGGCTAGGGAAATCACAAACAAAGTTGTGATAGGAGGTAGGAGTATGCAGAAACGCGATCAGACAGGAAAACAAGTAGGAATTAGAACTGAGGAACGCCCAGTCCTTGCTAATCAGGCAAAGGGTGTGGCACAGGGTGTGGTTCAGGGCGTGGCTGGTTCTGATGAGGGTAGTTATGACACCGGGAGTAGTAACCCCACATGGAATAGCCGGAGGGAAAGGACAGGTCAGGAATGCACAGCCCCCAAACCATGCAGGAATTCCAATG GTGGTGTGCCCCCATTGCCTCTGCAACATCTTGAGCCAAGAAAAGGCGTAGACCCAGCATCGCCTCTGAAGTCTTGGCGTCCGGACACATACACCAACAACACCAATGAGGATTCTGGCATTGCTGAGTTGGAGTACGGTCGGCAAGGAAGTAACTCACTAGACGG GAATGACAAGGATGGTAGACCCCAGGGACAAGGAACGTTCTTAATCAACTCGAGACAAGGACCGGAGGGAGGCAGAGCACAGCAATCGCGGCATGACAAAAAACGCCATCAGCACCTAGAGGACGGCACACCTCTGCCGCCAAACACAGCAGCACAAGACCAAGAAAGGCAGCGACAAGCAGAGGCGAGGGAGAAGCAGCAACAAGACAGGGAGAGGAAGATCAAAGAGGATGCGGCGAGAGAGCAGGAGCACAAGGAGAGACAGCTTGAGAAGGAGAATCAACGGCTGATAGAGAAacggaaaaaggaaaaagaggATGAGGAAGAAAGACAGAGACTTTTTAAAGCTCGCCAGCATGAGATTGAGAAACGGCGACAGGAGCAGGCGGAGGCCAAGCGTCTTAAGGAAGAGGACGAAGAGAGGGAGATGGAGGAAGAGATTAGGAAGCGACAGGCGGACGAGCTGAAGCAAAGCAGACAGAAGTCTCATCAGGACGCCAGGAGGAAGGAGAGGGAACAGTTCACTCCTCATAGTCAGAGAGACGGCGGGAGTCGTCAGCAGAAGGAAGAGCAGTTTGGAGGCAACACAAGACAATCAAACAGGACTCATGATGAAGGAGTATCGTTGGCTGATGAGACGGGAGGCAGTCCAGGCAATGATGGA AGTTTTGGAAGTGCCGGTGCCTCATCAGATGGAGTTCAAGATCCCTCTGGGGTTTCAAGAGCCATATTTGACTCTGAAG GTGAGAGGATACTTGCCCAGGTACAAGAAATGCAGGACAGGAGGTATCTTCTGGAAAGTGAACGCGAGGAGCTCATGAGGTTTGCCAAGACGCTTCAGTCACGGATGATCGATCGTCGAAACAAAG ATGAAGACGGTGGGGAGTCCGGTGGTGGCACGATGCGACCAG TGAGAGATTTGTGGAAGAAGAGATACTTTGAGGAGAAGAAGAAGACCAACCCGCTAGAGGAGCAAGTGAACAGGCTCCGTGGTCAGCTGGATCAGCAACACAGGAAACTACTCAGCCATCTGGAAGGAAGAGGAGCCTACCAGAAAGGAGCTCCAAGAATAAATGCACCGCCTTCAAAGAAG AATGACCACAAGATCCTGATCATCAAGACAAAGCACTCAATAGAGGACTTAAGGAGGCGAGTGGAGAACTCTAAGATGAAACTCACCTCAGAAATTAAG tTGCGCAACCAAGCCGAGACAGAGCTGCGAAATCTTAGGTCAGAGGTCATTCAGCGCAAGATTAACGTCACCATAAGTACCTCTAAAAGTAAACTCCAGAACACCATTGGAAGGGATGAAGCGCAGCCGTCACGCAACATGGCAACTCGGGGTACGGGTGTGTCGGTCACACCCCACGGAAGCCAAAAGAGGGGGGTCAAATTCTAA
- the LOC139945817 gene encoding uncharacterized protein isoform X2, which produces MTTALVPLARPPSEQLVDLHVYLVPTEVWNEKYHSAYNDVISQTISAGFVRVWPELSLYYLRNQIIDQLGYDVLPPEYVFLKSVGRCLTQVKTKQEFELKVKNFIPPQVTLPELFVLEAKRDDLSLASFESQFEPDSHRSNHDRMDIIAEEHICEEGIEIQPSKHRQASGISGQQKKLSKIPRKKGSNIGTKASIQSGNQTGKLIERQASQQQTRRQKGAATVKQVGKQPLAKALGNRTLAKKAVGLRTGTQNEVVGKQPLARKVAGAKPPLNSTTVTTAQNGKDQAREITNKVVIGGRSMQKRDQTGKQVGIRTEERPVLANQAKGVAQGVVQGVAGSDEGSYDTGSSNPTWNSRRERTGQECTAPKPCRNSNGATRPSNVGVQHAPDTSRTAQQTNHLQDISMETPSPNQSPRSILKHHPNQSSHYSQSANMNPSPSSSLVNSAIDSPYNTPQSSSRLPRLVTQASQTHPTAHFNPKTPSRNPSSHLQTGSQMGSGSPQKSPKSPRHQPLTLLPARLTQLSDPDSSPNSSNNSAGSGGRASTLNLPPSLVTNQHSNPQHRHVSSSVISNSFSPFTDTHSSPANVHFNQTESPGSDNWAITQPSRASQHQSSQTCETPFQTPNITPGGVPPLPLQHLEPRKGVDPASPLKSWRPDTYTNNTNEDSGIAELEYGRQGSNSLDGNDKDGRPQGQGTFLINSRQGPEGGRAQQSRHDKKRHQHLEDGTPLPPNTAAQDQERQRQAEAREKQQQDRERKIKEDAAREQEHKERQLEKENQRLIEKRKKEKEDEEERQRLFKARQHEIEKRRQEQAEAKRLKEEDEEREMEEEIRKRQADELKQSRQKSHQDARRKEREQFTPHSQRDGGSRQQKEEQFGGNTRQSNRTHDEGVSLADETGGSPGNDGSFGSAGASSDGVQDPSGVSRAIFDSEGERILAQVQEMQDRRYLLESEREELMRFAKTLQSRMIDRRNKVRDLWKKRYFEEKKKTNPLEEQVNRLRGQLDQQHRKLLSHLEGRGAYQKGAPRINAPPSKKNDHKILIIKTKHSIEDLRRRVENSKMKLTSEIKLRNQAETELRNLRSEVIQRKINVTISTSKSKLQNTIGRDEAQPSRNMATRGTGVSVTPHGSQKRGVKF; this is translated from the exons GTTAAAACCAAACAAGAGTTTGAGTTGAAAGTCAAGAACTTCATTCCACCACAG GTGACCCTCCCAGAACTGTTTGTTCTCGAGGCTAAAAGAGATGACCTCAGTCTCGCATCGTTTGAGTCTCAGTTTGAGCCAGACTCCCATCGGAGTAACCATGACAGAATGGACATCATTG CGGAGGAACATATCTGCGAGGAAGGAATTGAAATCCAACCCTCTAAACACCGACAGGCTAGTGGTATTAGTGGCCAGCAAAAGAAACTCTCAAAGATACCTCGTAAAAAAGGATCAAACATAGGCACAAAGGCTAGCATACAGTCAGGGAAccagacaggtaaactcatagAGAGACAGGCTAGTCAGCAGCAGACTCGTAGGCAGAAAGGGGCAGCGACGGTCAAGCAAGTTGGGAAGCAACCTCTAGCTAAGGCCTTAGGTAACCGAACACTGGCAAAGAAAGCCGTAGGATTAAGAACTGGTACACAGAATGAAGTAGTCGGTAAACAGCCGCTAGCCAGGAAAGTAGCAGGTGCCAAGCCACCTTTGAACAGTACCACAGTTACAACTGCACAAAATGGGAAAGACCAGGCTAGGGAAATCACAAACAAAGTTGTGATAGGAGGTAGGAGTATGCAGAAACGCGATCAGACAGGAAAACAAGTAGGAATTAGAACTGAGGAACGCCCAGTCCTTGCTAATCAGGCAAAGGGTGTGGCACAGGGTGTGGTTCAGGGCGTGGCTGGTTCTGATGAGGGTAGTTATGACACCGGGAGTAGTAACCCCACATGGAATAGCCGGAGGGAAAGGACAGGTCAGGAATGCACAGCCCCCAAACCATGCAGGAATTCCAATG GAGCAACAAGGCCATCTAATGTTGGTGTCCAGCATGCCCCGGACACCAGCCGGACAGCCCAACAAACTAACCACCTACAAGACATCTCCATGGAAACGCCCTCGCCCAATCAGAGTCCCCGTTCCATCCTGAAACACCACCCCAACCAATCATCTCACTACTCTCAAAGTGCTAACATGAATCCCAGTCCTTCTAGTAGCTTAGTCAATTCGGCGATTGACTCTCCTTACAACACACCACAGTCTTCTTCAAGGCTGCCCCGATTAGTAACCCAAGCCTCACAGACACACCCCACAGCTCATTTCAACCCCAAAACACCCTCACGAAACCCCTCCTCGCACCTGCAAACCGGATCCCAAATGGGATCGGGGTCACCTCAAAAGAGCCCCAAGTCACCCCGCCACCAACCCCTCACCCTGTTACCCGCTCGTCTTACCCAGTTATCAGACCCCGACTCCAGTCCGAACTCCTCCAACAATAGTGCTGGTAGCGGCGGTCGAGCGTCCACCCTTAATCTTCCTCCTAGTCTCGTTACTAACCAACACTCTAACCCACAGCATCGCCATGTTTCGTCCTCCGTCATCTCCAACTCTTTCTCTCCGTTCACTGACACTCATTCCTCTCCAGCTAATGTTCACTTTAACCAGACGGAATCGCCCGGTTCAGATAACTGGGCGATTACGCAACCTTCTAGGGCATCTCAGCACCAATCATCACAAACGTGTGAAACCCCCTTCCAAACCCCAAATATTACCCCAGGTGGTGTGCCCCCATTGCCTCTGCAACATCTTGAGCCAAGAAAAGGCGTAGACCCAGCATCGCCTCTGAAGTCTTGGCGTCCGGACACATACACCAACAACACCAATGAGGATTCTGGCATTGCTGAGTTGGAGTACGGTCGGCAAGGAAGTAACTCACTAGACGG GAATGACAAGGATGGTAGACCCCAGGGACAAGGAACGTTCTTAATCAACTCGAGACAAGGACCGGAGGGAGGCAGAGCACAGCAATCGCGGCATGACAAAAAACGCCATCAGCACCTAGAGGACGGCACACCTCTGCCGCCAAACACAGCAGCACAAGACCAAGAAAGGCAGCGACAAGCAGAGGCGAGGGAGAAGCAGCAACAAGACAGGGAGAGGAAGATCAAAGAGGATGCGGCGAGAGAGCAGGAGCACAAGGAGAGACAGCTTGAGAAGGAGAATCAACGGCTGATAGAGAAacggaaaaaggaaaaagaggATGAGGAAGAAAGACAGAGACTTTTTAAAGCTCGCCAGCATGAGATTGAGAAACGGCGACAGGAGCAGGCGGAGGCCAAGCGTCTTAAGGAAGAGGACGAAGAGAGGGAGATGGAGGAAGAGATTAGGAAGCGACAGGCGGACGAGCTGAAGCAAAGCAGACAGAAGTCTCATCAGGACGCCAGGAGGAAGGAGAGGGAACAGTTCACTCCTCATAGTCAGAGAGACGGCGGGAGTCGTCAGCAGAAGGAAGAGCAGTTTGGAGGCAACACAAGACAATCAAACAGGACTCATGATGAAGGAGTATCGTTGGCTGATGAGACGGGAGGCAGTCCAGGCAATGATGGA AGTTTTGGAAGTGCCGGTGCCTCATCAGATGGAGTTCAAGATCCCTCTGGGGTTTCAAGAGCCATATTTGACTCTGAAG GTGAGAGGATACTTGCCCAGGTACAAGAAATGCAGGACAGGAGGTATCTTCTGGAAAGTGAACGCGAGGAGCTCATGAGGTTTGCCAAGACGCTTCAGTCACGGATGATCGATCGTCGAAACAAAG TGAGAGATTTGTGGAAGAAGAGATACTTTGAGGAGAAGAAGAAGACCAACCCGCTAGAGGAGCAAGTGAACAGGCTCCGTGGTCAGCTGGATCAGCAACACAGGAAACTACTCAGCCATCTGGAAGGAAGAGGAGCCTACCAGAAAGGAGCTCCAAGAATAAATGCACCGCCTTCAAAGAAG AATGACCACAAGATCCTGATCATCAAGACAAAGCACTCAATAGAGGACTTAAGGAGGCGAGTGGAGAACTCTAAGATGAAACTCACCTCAGAAATTAAG tTGCGCAACCAAGCCGAGACAGAGCTGCGAAATCTTAGGTCAGAGGTCATTCAGCGCAAGATTAACGTCACCATAAGTACCTCTAAAAGTAAACTCCAGAACACCATTGGAAGGGATGAAGCGCAGCCGTCACGCAACATGGCAACTCGGGGTACGGGTGTGTCGGTCACACCCCACGGAAGCCAAAAGAGGGGGGTCAAATTCTAA